A region from the Aquimarina sp. ERC-38 genome encodes:
- a CDS encoding RtcB family protein: MGKKLSGKDLIKLGFPKNNSINVTLGYINRYHKRVKKEQILIEAKKVLVNPEAYQGNGVWGKIAESLVNPVEVKKQVLKAIRSPFQIFGENEIEDQAKYQLFDALKLPVAVAGALMPDAHTGYGLPIGGVLATKNSVIPYGVGVDIGCRMCLTIYPIAVSYLKGKKHQLENILSEHTKFGMYETHRVKHDHEIFERNEFNTIPFVKRLKDKAYKQLGTSGGGNHFVEFGTVSITESDNEWDLPTGEYLGLLSHSGSRGLGANIAKHYTYLATKQCPLPKHVQQLAWLDLNTHDGQEYWLAMNLAGDYAKACHDDIHARIAKLLGSKPIVKIENHHNFAWKQKVNGEECIVHRKGATPAAKGELGIIPGSMTAPGFIVRGLGNEKSLQSASHGAGRLLSRRKCKETLTRSEIKKELKAHEVTLVGGGIDEAPMAYKNIHKVMANQKELVEILGRFTPKIVRMDK, encoded by the coding sequence ATGGGAAAGAAACTAAGTGGAAAAGACCTTATCAAATTGGGCTTTCCAAAAAACAATAGTATTAATGTGACCTTAGGTTATATTAATCGATATCATAAACGAGTAAAAAAAGAACAAATATTAATAGAGGCCAAAAAGGTATTAGTCAATCCAGAAGCCTACCAAGGTAATGGAGTTTGGGGAAAGATCGCAGAGAGTTTAGTAAACCCTGTCGAGGTGAAAAAGCAAGTTTTAAAAGCGATTCGATCCCCCTTTCAGATTTTTGGAGAAAATGAGATTGAAGATCAAGCTAAGTACCAATTATTTGATGCTTTAAAATTACCAGTTGCTGTCGCCGGAGCTTTAATGCCTGATGCACATACAGGGTATGGTTTACCGATTGGTGGCGTATTAGCTACAAAAAATTCGGTGATTCCTTATGGAGTAGGAGTTGACATTGGTTGTAGAATGTGCCTTACCATATATCCCATTGCTGTTTCTTATTTAAAAGGAAAAAAACATCAGCTAGAGAACATACTCTCTGAGCATACAAAGTTTGGAATGTATGAAACGCATAGGGTAAAGCACGATCATGAAATTTTTGAACGAAATGAATTTAATACCATTCCTTTTGTAAAAAGATTAAAAGACAAAGCATACAAGCAATTAGGAACTTCTGGGGGAGGAAATCATTTTGTAGAGTTTGGCACCGTTTCCATTACGGAAAGCGATAATGAATGGGATTTACCGACAGGAGAATACCTCGGACTATTATCACATAGCGGATCCAGGGGATTAGGTGCCAATATTGCGAAACACTATACTTATTTGGCAACAAAACAGTGTCCGTTGCCAAAACATGTACAACAGTTAGCTTGGTTGGATTTAAACACTCATGATGGCCAGGAGTATTGGTTAGCAATGAATCTAGCTGGCGATTATGCAAAAGCATGTCATGATGATATACATGCCAGGATTGCCAAGTTGTTAGGTTCAAAGCCTATCGTTAAAATTGAGAATCATCACAATTTTGCTTGGAAACAAAAAGTCAATGGAGAAGAGTGTATTGTTCATAGAAAAGGTGCTACTCCCGCCGCCAAAGGAGAATTAGGTATTATACCCGGATCGATGACTGCTCCCGGTTTTATAGTGAGAGGATTGGGAAACGAAAAAAGTTTGCAATCTGCATCACACGGAGCTGGAAGGTTATTATCAAGGAGAAAATGTAAAGAAACCTTGACCCGAAGTGAGATAAAAAAAGAGCTGAAAGCTCATGAAGTCACCTTAGTGGGTGGAGGTATTGACGAAGCACCCATGGCCTATAAAAATATTCATAAAGTAATGGCAAATCAAAAAGAATTAGTAGAAATATTAGGAAGGTTTACTCCTAAAATTGTGCGAATGGACAAATAA
- a CDS encoding RtcB family protein has protein sequence MNITGKTLIEMGFTSGKWFPEAIEYINTNQLKDEALHSYLEQFRPGPVQHLKKQPAPFHMNIKAENELEESNVNSVVASMETLMKTPTLVEGAIMPDACPTGPNGTIPVGGVAVAKNAIHPGMHSADICCSVMLTDFGKADPKKVLDAAHQNTHFGPGGRDRNTQFRFPSALLKDFEGNYFLNNEKMIQAARAHLGTQGDGNHFLFVGKSKKTGNTMMVTHHGSRGPGANLYTRGMKIAERFRKELSPETLKQNAWIPFDTEEGQSYWEALQIIRKWTKTNHEVIHNATLNALLVEAEDRYWNEHNFVFKDNDLFYHAKGATPLDPKFMPDITGPRLIPLNMSEPVLIVNGETTNSNLGFAPHGAGRNMSRTQHRKSKTGTTQEIFIEETKGLDIRFFSNEIDITELPSAYKNAKTVRNQMGEFGLGTVIDEVLPYGCIMAGDWQKNAPWRKKKRRRK, from the coding sequence ATGAATATAACAGGAAAAACATTAATTGAAATGGGATTTACTTCTGGAAAATGGTTTCCGGAAGCCATTGAATATATCAATACTAACCAACTAAAAGACGAAGCTTTACATTCCTATTTAGAACAATTCAGACCCGGACCAGTTCAACATTTAAAGAAACAGCCGGCACCTTTTCATATGAATATCAAAGCAGAAAACGAGCTGGAAGAAAGCAACGTAAATTCGGTAGTGGCTTCTATGGAAACCTTGATGAAAACACCCACCTTAGTTGAAGGAGCTATCATGCCGGACGCTTGTCCTACCGGACCCAACGGTACTATTCCGGTAGGTGGAGTAGCCGTAGCTAAAAATGCGATTCATCCTGGGATGCATAGTGCTGATATTTGTTGTTCGGTCATGTTAACTGATTTTGGAAAAGCTGATCCCAAAAAAGTTTTGGATGCGGCACACCAAAATACACATTTTGGCCCGGGTGGAAGGGATCGAAATACGCAATTTCGATTTCCGTCAGCATTATTAAAAGATTTTGAAGGGAATTATTTTTTAAATAACGAAAAAATGATTCAGGCGGCAAGGGCGCACTTGGGAACACAAGGAGATGGAAATCATTTTCTATTTGTTGGTAAATCAAAAAAAACAGGCAATACCATGATGGTTACACATCACGGATCCAGGGGGCCGGGAGCTAATTTATATACCCGGGGAATGAAAATAGCTGAACGTTTCAGAAAAGAATTATCACCGGAAACATTAAAACAAAATGCATGGATTCCTTTTGATACCGAGGAAGGGCAGAGCTACTGGGAAGCTTTGCAGATTATCAGAAAATGGACAAAAACAAACCATGAAGTCATTCATAATGCAACGTTAAATGCATTATTAGTTGAAGCTGAGGATAGATATTGGAACGAGCATAATTTTGTTTTTAAAGATAACGACTTGTTTTATCATGCTAAAGGGGCGACTCCCTTAGATCCCAAGTTTATGCCGGACATTACCGGACCCAGGTTGATTCCTTTAAATATGTCAGAACCTGTGTTAATTGTGAATGGCGAAACTACAAATTCAAATCTTGGTTTTGCACCGCATGGAGCCGGGCGTAATATGAGTAGAACACAGCATCGAAAAAGTAAAACGGGTACTACTCAAGAAATATTTATTGAAGAAACAAAAGGCTTAGACATTCGGTTTTTTTCAAATGAAATTGATATTACTGAATTACCAAGTGCCTATAAGAACGCAAAAACAGTGAGAAATCAAATGGGTGAATTTGGTTTAGGAACAGTTATAGATGAAGTACTACCTTATGGATGCATCATGGCAGGGGACTGGCAAAAAAATGCACCTTGGCGTAAAAAGAAAAGGAGAAGAAAATAA